In one window of Desulforhabdus amnigena DNA:
- a CDS encoding L,D-transpeptidase family protein gives MDYLTPLCNISAPEVFVYKEKRRLYVVQSNVLVRDYPVGLGFHPQGDKEKEGDGRTPEGEFWICVKNAASQFGKSLGLNYPDKKHAERAFFAGIISPVEFRDILLAFENRDKPPWNTVLGGEIFIHSGGAHKDWTNGCVALYDSDMEELFKIAAVGTPVSIRP, from the coding sequence GTGGACTATCTTACCCCTTTGTGCAATATTTCGGCGCCGGAGGTTTTTGTATATAAAGAAAAACGTCGACTTTACGTTGTTCAATCCAATGTCCTTGTAAGAGATTATCCCGTGGGACTCGGATTTCATCCGCAAGGTGATAAAGAAAAAGAGGGTGATGGTCGGACCCCTGAAGGGGAATTTTGGATTTGTGTGAAGAATGCAGCGAGTCAGTTTGGAAAATCTCTTGGACTGAATTACCCGGACAAGAAACACGCTGAAAGAGCTTTTTTTGCAGGTATCATAAGCCCCGTTGAATTCAGGGATATCCTGCTGGCTTTTGAGAACAGGGATAAACCACCATGGAACACCGTCCTTGGTGGAGAGATCTTTATTCATTCAGGAGGGGCCCATAAAGATTGGACGAACGGCTGTGTAGCTCTTTATGATAGCGATATGGAAGAATTGTTCAAAATTGCCGCTGTGGGTACGCCCGTATCCATTCGGCCCTGA